TGCTCAGTAGCTGCTGCATAAACGTCAATGACTTTACGCATATCCATGTCGTAAGCGCTAGTATAGTAAGGAATAGTCTCAGTTGACAGTCCTGCTGCTGGGTAGTAGATTTTTCCGATTTTCTTTTCTTGGCGTTCTTCAATGCGTTGTGTAATTGGGTGGATAGAAGCAGAGACATCATTGATATAGCTGATAGAACCATTCGGCGCAACAGCTAAGCGATTTTGGTGATAAAGACCGTCTGTCATGACTTTCTCGCGTAGCTCAGTCCAATCTTTTGCAGAAGGAATAAAGATATTTTCAAAGAGTTTTTTCACTCGGTCAGATTTTGGTACAAATTCACCAGTCACATATTTGTCAAAGTATGAACCATTTGCATAATCAGACTTTTCAAAGTTATGGAAAACCACCCCACGCTCGCGGGCAATATTATTGGATTCAACAAGTGTCCAATAATTCATGAGCATAAAGTAAATGCTGGTAAACTCAACAGACTCAGCTGAACCGTATGCAATCAATTGTTGAGCCAGATAGCTGTGCAAGCCCATGGCACCTAGCCCAAAAGTGTGAGCTAAGCTGTTGCCGTGGTCAATAGTCGGAACAGCTTTGATGTGAGAACTGTCTGTAACAAATGTCAGCGCACGCGTCATGGTACGGATAGACTTACCAAAATCTGGCGAAGTCATCATATTAACCACATTGGTAGACCCGAGATTGCAAGAAACATCTGTTCCTAAACGAACGAATTCTTGAGCGTCATTCAAGAGACTTGGTTCTTGGACTTGCAGGATTTCGGAGCAGAGATTGCTCATGATAATCTTGCCGTCTACTGGATTCGCGCGATTAGCAGTATCGATATTAACTACATAAGGATACCCAGATTCCTGCTGCAACTTGGAAATTTCAGTTTCTAAATCACGAGCTTTAATCTTCGTTTTATTAATCTTAGGATTGGCAACCAATTCGTCATATTTTTCGGTAATGTCAATGTAGGCAAATGGAACGCCATATTCCCGTTCGATAGAATAAGGGCTAAAGAGATACATATCTTCGTTCTTCCGAGCTAATTCGTAGAATTTATCTGGAATGACAACACCCAAAGAAAGAGTTTTTACCCGTACTTTTTCATCAGCATTCTCTTTCTTAGTTGAAAGAAAAGCGATAATATCTGGGTGAAAAACGTTGAGATAAACAACACCGGCTCCCTGACGTTGACCTAATTGATTAGAGTATGAAAAGCTGTCTTCAAAGAGCTTCATAACTGGTACTACACCAGAAGCAGCCCCTTCATAACCTTTGATAGGGGCACCCGCTTCCCGCAGGTTACTGAGGGAAATTCCAACGCCACCGCCAATCCGAGATAATTGCAGAGCTGAATTGATAGAACGACCGATTGAATTCATATCATCAGTGACTTGAATCAAGAAACAAGAAACTAATTCACCACGCCTAGCACGTCCGGCATTCAAGAAACTTGGAGTGGCAGGCTGATACCGTTGGTGAATGATTTCATTGGCAATATCTTTGGCAATTGCTTTATCACCGTCGGCAAAATAGAGTGCGTTGAACAGAACGCGGTCTTCCATGCTTTCAAGGTAATATTCACCGTCATTTGTTTTGAGAGCATATTGATTATAGAATTTATATGCTGCCATGAAAGATTTGAAATGGAAATCTTGATCATGAATGAAGGTAGCTAGCTCTTCGATGTATTCAGGTGAATAAAGCTGGATGAATTCTTTTTCTAAATAGTTTTCTTGGATTAAATAGTGAATTTTTTCTGTGATAGAAGAGAATTTTTTCGTATTTGGTTCAACATTTTCTTTAAAGAATGCTTCTAAGGCTTCCTTATCTTTGTGAAGCATAATTTGTCCGTTGATTGGACGGTTGATTTCATTATTGAGACGGAAATATGTCACATCTTCTAATTGTTTGAGTCCCATAGTATTCCTTTTCTAAATGTTAGGTTTGATATTTGGCAAAAGAAAGAGGGGTGGGCAAGAACTAAAAATTGAAAATTTTAGTTCGTAGTCTCCCCCCACAAAATTACTCAACAGTTTTGAAAGTTGTTGAGGTGGTGAACGAAGAAAACAAAGTTTTCATCAAAGGTACTCTTCCGAGTATAAAAAGTGAACGGAGAAGGTCTTGTCTAGTTATCGCAGTTTTAACCATTTCTCCCATTAGGTACATGTCATAAATTATGATAATTTTTTTAATTTACCAGGTTGAAAACCGGAAAATGCTTCCGTTGGAGTTTGAACGACTGGAGCAGCATTAAAGCCTAAGCTTTTCACATGATCGATGTATTCAGGCTGTTCGTCCAAATTGATTTCACGATATTCTACATGGTTAGTGTCTAAGAAGCGTTTTGTCATTTTGCATTGAACGCAATTATTTTTTGAATAAATAGTTACCATAATGAACTCCTAATTTCTTTAAATTCAGTATGGAATTAGTATATCCAAAGCAGGGAATTTTGTCAACTATTATGTTCTAAATATTGTGTTTTGTTTTGGGGTTTTAAATACCATGATACTAGATATAGTGTTTTCTTGGAAAAAGAAAAAGATAGAATGAACTCCTGTTTTGGGCTTCGTTAGACTAAGCTTTCCTTAGGGAACAATGGATTAAAAATGTGTCAATCAATTGGATAGTGAAAATCTCGTTTTAATGAAATTTCAGTAATTCTCATAAAAAAGACTTGCTGAATACACATAAAATTCTTGAAAAAATTTTACAAAGATGTTATAATTTAGAATTGTAAGGGTTATCACATGAGACCCCAAAAAGATTACATTAAAGGAGAGTCAAACTATGGCTTCTAAAGATTTCCACATTGTGGCAGAAACAGGTATTCACGCACGTCCAGCAACTTTGTTAGTTCAAACTGCTAGCAAATTTGCTTCAGATATTACTCTTGAATACAAAGGTAAATCAGTAAACCTTAAATCAATCATGGGTGTTATGAGCCTTGGTGTTGGTCAAGGGGCTGATGTAACAATTACTGCAGAAGGTGCAGACGCTGATGATGCAATTGTAGCAATCGCAGAAACAATGACAAAAGAAGGATTGGCTTAACATGACAGAAATGCTAAAAGGAATTGCAGCATCTGACGGTGTTGCTGTTGCTAAGGCATATCTACTCGTTCAACCGGATTTATCATTTGAGACTGCTTCAGTCGAAGATACAAATGCAGAAGAGGCTCGTTTGGATGTAGCTCTTGAAGCTTCACAGAACGAGCTTTCTGTTATCCGTGAGAAAGCAGTAGAAAGCCTTGGAGAAGAAGCAGCTCAAGTATTTGATGCTCACTTAATGGTACTTTCTGATCCAGAAATGATTGGTCAGATTAAAGAAACAATTCGTGCAAAAAAAGTGAATGCTGAAGCAGGTCTGAAAGAAGTAACAGACATGTTCATCACTCTCTTTGAAAATATGGAAGATAATCCATACATGCAAGAACGTGCGGCAGATATTCGCGACGTGACCAAACGTGTGTTGGCTCACTTGCTTGGTGTACGCTTGCCAAACCCTG
This Streptococcus anginosus DNA region includes the following protein-coding sequences:
- the nrdE gene encoding class 1b ribonucleoside-diphosphate reductase subunit alpha, giving the protein MGLKQLEDVTYFRLNNEINRPINGQIMLHKDKEALEAFFKENVEPNTKKFSSITEKIHYLIQENYLEKEFIQLYSPEYIEELATFIHDQDFHFKSFMAAYKFYNQYALKTNDGEYYLESMEDRVLFNALYFADGDKAIAKDIANEIIHQRYQPATPSFLNAGRARRGELVSCFLIQVTDDMNSIGRSINSALQLSRIGGGVGISLSNLREAGAPIKGYEGAASGVVPVMKLFEDSFSYSNQLGQRQGAGVVYLNVFHPDIIAFLSTKKENADEKVRVKTLSLGVVIPDKFYELARKNEDMYLFSPYSIEREYGVPFAYIDITEKYDELVANPKINKTKIKARDLETEISKLQQESGYPYVVNIDTANRANPVDGKIIMSNLCSEILQVQEPSLLNDAQEFVRLGTDVSCNLGSTNVVNMMTSPDFGKSIRTMTRALTFVTDSSHIKAVPTIDHGNSLAHTFGLGAMGLHSYLAQQLIAYGSAESVEFTSIYFMLMNYWTLVESNNIARERGVVFHNFEKSDYANGSYFDKYVTGEFVPKSDRVKKLFENIFIPSAKDWTELREKVMTDGLYHQNRLAVAPNGSISYINDVSASIHPITQRIEERQEKKIGKIYYPAAGLSTETIPYYTSAYDMDMRKVIDVYAAATEHVDQGLSLTLFMRSDIPQGLYEWKTECKQTTRDLSILRNYAFNKGIKSIYYVRTFTDDGGEVGANQCESCVI
- the nrdH gene encoding glutaredoxin-like protein NrdH, yielding MVTIYSKNNCVQCKMTKRFLDTNHVEYREINLDEQPEYIDHVKSLGFNAAPVVQTPTEAFSGFQPGKLKKLS
- a CDS encoding phosphocarrier protein HPr, yielding MASKDFHIVAETGIHARPATLLVQTASKFASDITLEYKGKSVNLKSIMGVMSLGVGQGADVTITAEGADADDAIVAIAETMTKEGLA